The following DNA comes from Nicotiana sylvestris chromosome 10, ASM39365v2, whole genome shotgun sequence.
AGCTAAATGAGATTTGCTGAGTCCTGTTTGGCTCCTTGTAGCAAGAATATATTAGCACTTTAACATTTGTAAAAATAAACACAAAACCTTTACCCCATCATTTTCTGCAATATTGTCTCATTGGAAAAGGCTTGGAGGAACGTTGAGCTTATGCTTGCGTGTAGTGTGATAATCAACTTGTACTCGTTCATGAGATTGGGATCTTCCTTTTATCCTTCAGAGTATTGCCAAACCGAAAACATTAGGACTCATAATATGTAGGAATTTTGTTCATAGGAGGTATAGCAGGCATCATGATTTAGGAATGACATTTACCAAATATCCTGTTATCTCTTGGCAATGTCTGAAGGTCCTTCGAGAATGGTTGAGACATAACAACCTAGTCAAGCGACTATCGTTGCGCTTAAGTTTATCTTGGGCAATACTCCAAACAACAATTATCTGTTCGGATCTTGGTGTCTGCCGGTCTGTTAATTGATTTTGACTTTGGATCTCTGTATAAAAAATAGTAGTGTGCATAGGTGAACAGCAGTCAGTCTATCCTACCTAAATATACAGTGTCAATTGACCAATTGACACTGTATAAGCAAGGAAAAGATTGACGAAAATGGAAGACAAAGTACAAAGAAAAAGGGAACACTGTATAAGCAATGAAAAGAATGACGAAAATGGAAGACGAAGtacaaagaaaaaggaactacATTTGTTGCTTCGCCTTTCAGAAACACGAACTTTTACAGTAAAAGATTTGATATTGGAATCTTgaatcaaattattattttttatgataaAAGAAACATAAAACAACCATAGTTTCCTTAATTGTATTTTACCCTACGAAAAAAAGAATGTTTTCAAAATCTTTTACTAACAGGGCTGGCACAACATAAGTTGAACGAAAAAATGTTGGGATCTTTCCGCAAATAACTGGCAGATCTGCTACTCTTTCCTagcattatttttcacagatagCCATTCTTAGGGCCGGCATTAAAGTTATATTTAGATTGCACAAAAATTTGCAAAATTTACCTATCGGGATATGAAATTTTTCTATCTCTTTAATGCAATTTCAGAATTCGGATTGAAGTTCTATCCTTCGAACGCAACTTCAAAAAACAACATCTTAAGTTATTCTATCTTTTTAGTGTAACTTCAGAAAAATCGGATCTTAAGTAGTTCTATCTTTTCAATACAACTTCAAATATTGGATTTTAGTTCTTCTATCTTTCCAATGCAACTTCAAAAAGTTCAAATTTTAAGTAGTTCTATATCTTCAATACAATTTCAGAAATCGAAGTTGTTCGAATTTCAACAATCTAACACACGATTCAACacccaaatctactccaaatgagaTCAAATTTTGAAACataactttcaaatatcataaagaacaaactttaattatcaaattattaaaataacaacAAATTTAACAAATTCATTTTGTAACTAAGAAGAAGTAGAAACCTTAAGCACAACCTACAAAGGTATTTTAcaactaagaagaagaagaagccaaaTGGCTCCTGTATACATGGGACATGAATACAGAGAAGAAGAAAGCAACAACGAAGCTGAATACATAGGGTATAGAGAAGAAGAAAGTAGTAgcggagaagaagaaaaacacgTATCTAAAGTTACTCAAAAATTCggtatctattttttttttaaaaagtgggTATAACTTAAATGAGGGTGCATGGCATCCCGTAAAATTTTACACTGATATACAAGTTTATATATGATTATATATGTATTACACAAATATATTATACATATGTCggctattttttatttatttaaataatttaataaacGACTATTTAAGTTAATTCTTCAAAAATAGTTCACCTCATCAAAGCCCACTTAGATCCACGAATCCAAAGAATCTATGAACtaagttaaaatagcacggtctagctagttttcggactggtcattcaaaaatagcagcgtttgccaagtcactgaaaaatagccactattttgctgcaacagagaccggtccagtataatatactggagttcgttgcacatgtgtatgaacttccagcatattatgctggaccagtatactttgttggctccggtataatatactggagattagagcaccgatgctccaaacTGGAAACTGGAGCACtgatgctccaaactccagtatattatgctggaccggtatattatactggaacttcagtatactatgctggagtattttttcggatCTTGAACACTTttaaaattgtggctatttttgaatgataaCTTGTaaatgtggctatttttgaatttctcccatgaaCTAACCCTCTAGGCCCATAACCTCTTAGTTCAGACACTGTCAACAAGGGTATAGCTGTTGGAGAAAGATCTTTCTAGAAGCGCTAGTATACCTCTACACAAATCTAGGACCACTCGAACCCCCGTTAGTcaactaaaaaaaaaaaggaataaaagaagTCATTTTGAGTAATTATAAAATCGAAAATTCTACACAAACCCCTCTTCACTTGCCTCTTTATTGTCTCCTTTAAACCCCTTCTATTTTATATCAGTATCCTCGGTTTGCCTCACCAAAAATTCAGTCGCGCACATTGGAACATAGATTCCAGAAGATTCTATTCTACGTCTTCAAGGTATTGTTTAAATCACGAAACTCTGATTCTCTCTATCACAATTTGCAGATCTATGATTTCTGTTTTTTCCTACCTTTAGGAATTTGTTATAACCGATTGcttgacaagaggggttgctctgatggtaagcaactccacttccaaccaagaggttgtgagtttgagtctcccaagagcaaggtgggaagttcttggagggaaggatgccgttgtttatttggaaacaacctctctacccgaccccactaagtgggattatactgggttgttgttgttgttgttgtttgttgttgcgaTTGCTTGACTGTTCGTTGGCTTTAGATTTTTAGCTAGAGATGTAGTATCATTGGTTAGTTTTGACGTTTTCCCTTTTGAATCGCATGCCGCATAATGTTTTTGCTAGGAGTTAACTAAATTTGTTGTCTGGTGATGCAGACTGTTTTATGGCTTAATGAAAGGCTTTATGATTAGCATCTCTGAGTGCTTCTAATTCCTGCATTGTTGGTTGCTATTGTGAACTCTTTAATCTATTTTTGGAAAATTAGAAAAGAACAAATGGTTATTCCTTTCTGCCTAATCCTTGTTGGGTATAATTACCCGATACCTGGTGGAATACTCAGGTGCCCCAAGTTGGTTCGGAGACCAGCgtcataataataaaaagaacaaaTGATAAAGAAATGAAGTAACATACTGAACTTTATTGTCAAAGGTGCAAGATTGAAAAGGGGACGATAGCAAATTCCTTAGGCTAGATAAAGTGGTGATTGTCATATACTAGGTAGCCATTAGCGAGTCTTTAATTAATCCTCTAATCAATTAGTTCTTAACATGAAGATTCTTTTTTAGGGAAAAATGGAACAGGCTGATCAGTGCCTGACTAAGTTTGTATAAGGCGTTCTAGAGAGTACCTTCTTTATAAAGGCTGAGTTTTGGGCGTGTTTGGTGTTTTCCTAGATAGTAGATTAAAACCTCCTTGTTCTTCTTGGTGGTTCAACAATTGAGTCCCAGCTTGTTGGTACGTGGGCAAGCTCATTCATGCAGGAAAGTTTCCTTGGCAGGAAAATTAGATAAAAATCGTACTTGAACTTCGAATTTTGGGAAAATTAGGGGGAAAAAAACTTTCATGATCTTTGAGTCCTTGTTACTTTAGTCTGTTGATGTTATGGGTTGCGCCAGCCAACTTATATTGCTCTCTTCAGTGTATCGATGATTAACACATAGTGTAATTCCATTCCAAGAAAACCCAGCCATGAGTGATCAGCTTTCTTAGCTCTTTAGTGGAAAAGTAATCAGTTTTTTCATGTTGATTGAGAGCTATCATTTCCTATGCATAACTTCTTTCTGTGTAGATTTTATACAGTGCATACTggtgttttagttgattttatCTTGTCTTTTGATGTTGTCCAGGAACTTCCGTTTGTTGTTGGATATTGAGTGATTGCAGCCAGCAAAGATGAGCGTGGTTGGTTTTGACTTTGGGAACGAGAGTGGCGTTGTTGCAGTTGCAAGGCAGAGAGGTATTGATGTCGTACTTAATGACGAATCAAAAAGGGAAACACCAGCTATAGTCTGCTTTGGAGAGAAGCAACGCTTTCTTGGAACCGCTGGTGCAGCATCAAGTATGATGAACCCAAAAAATACCATTTCACAGATAAAGAGGTTAATAGGGAGGCAATTTTCTGATCCCGAGCTGCAAAGAGATCTTAAGGCATTGCCCTTTTCAGTAACTGAAGGACCTGACGGATATCCTCTCATCCATGCACGATATTTGGGGGAAATGAGAACTTTTACACCTACCCAGGTTCTTGGAATGGTGTTTTCGGATCTCAAAACTATAGCAGAGAAGAATCTCAATGCAGCAGTAGTTGATTGTTGCATAGGAATTCCCATTTATTTCACTGATCTTCAAAGAAGAGCTGTAATGGATGCAGCCACCATAGCTGGCTTGCATCCTTTGCATCTGATTCACGAGACAACAGCTACTGCATTGGCATATGGTATTTACAAGACAGATTTACCTGAAAATGACCCACTGAATGTTGCTTTTATTGACGTTGGACATGCAAGCTTGCAAGTTTGTATTGCTGGCTTCAAGAAAGGCCAGTTGAAGATATTGGCTCATTCATTTGACAGAAATCTTGGTGGGAGGGATTTTGATGAAGCTCTTTTCCAACATTTTGCCGCAAAGTTCAAAGAAGAATACAAAATCGATGTTTTCCAAAATGCTAGGGCATGCATTAGACTTCGAGCTGCTTgtgaaaagttgaaaaaggttcTCAGTGCAAACCCCGAGGCACCTTTGAATATAGAATGTTTAATGGATGAGAAGGATGTCAGAGGATTTATCAAGAGGGAGGAGTTTGAGCAAATCAGCATACCTATGCTGGAGAGAGTGAAGAAACCACTTGAGAAAGCTCTTGCTGAAGCTGGGCTCACTATTGAGAACATTCATGCAGTTGAGGTTGTTGGGTCAAGCTCTCGAGTGCCTGCAATTATGAGGATTTTGACGGAGTTCTTTGGTAAGGAACCAAGGCGCACCATGAATGCAAGTGAATGTGTGGCCAAAGGATGTGCGTTGCAATGCGCTATTCTCAGTCCTACCTTTAAAGTGCGAGAATTCCAGGTAACTTGTCAGCCTTGTATTCTCTTGATTGATTTGTTTTTCCATGGTCATATTGGACTCAGGGCGTTCAACTTCTTAATGTGTTGCAATGTCGTCGATAATCATTGTTATTTAAGTAGACACATTTAGTATGTGAAGAAAAATATTGGTTTGATCTTTTCTTCATTTTATTTAGTTGTTTGAgtggggtaaggtctgcgtacatattacccttcctagactccacttgtgggaatatattgggtatgttgttattgttgtttgagTGGGACCTAATTTTTGGTTGGCTTGAAACAAGCATGAAAGTGAGGTAATTAATGACGAAGTTCTAAGAAAAAAAAGGCAATGAATGACAAAGTGGGAGGTTGAAGATATTGTCTTCTTGAAGGATGAAGGAAATGCAAGATTTATTATAGAATGACCAAGATTTTTATTGAAGCGAATGTCAATTGTTTTACTATTAACCTTTGATGAACGATTATGTCGCTACTGCACATCTGGCTCCAAGCTGAATAAATTATGGTGATTTATAAGCCTAATAACTGTACTAATTGTTATCATTGGCTGATTGAAGGTCAATGAGAGCTTCCCTTTCCCAATTGCATTGTCATGGAAGGGGCCTGCTCCAGACGCACAAAATGGAGCTTTAGAGAATCATCAGAGCACGGTTGTTTTCCCCAAAGGGAATCCGATACCCAGTGTGAAAGCTCTGACATTCTACAGATCTGGCACTTTTACAATAGATGTGCAGTATGCTGATGTTAGTGAGCTTCAGGCGCCAGCAAAGATCAGTACTTACACGGTATTTCATAGTTTCACTCACTCATTAGGTCCTGTGTTTTTCATCTGTTAAAATAAATGGAAAATGGATCCTCTGGTTTCAGGTGAGTCCTTGGCTCACTTGGGTTTTCTTTGATCTCCTTGACAGATCGGACCATTCCAATCTGCAAAGGGTGAAAGGGCCAAACTAAAAGTTAAAGTACGTCTAAACCTGCATGGTATTGTCTCGGTTGATTCTGCCACTGTAAGTCCAGAAATTTGTGGTTTCTCttcgtttttcttttttatgttgCAATTATTTAGTGAATGGAGAGACTATCATCTAATCTTATGGTTTTGGTCTGTAATTTAGCTTTTGGAAGAAGAAGAGGTGGAAGTCCCAGTTGTGAAAGAGGCAGTTAAGGAACCTGCCGAAATGGAAACAGATGAAGCTTCTGGTGATGCTGCTCCTTCAACGACATCGGAATCTGATGTAAATATGCAAGATGCTAAAGGAGCTGGAGATGCTTCTGGGGCTGAGAATGGTGTTCCAGAATCTGGTGACAAACCTGTCAAGATGGAAACAGATGCTAAGGTAACACGGCGCTGTTTTATCTCTTCTCATTACTGCTTGAGCTAGTTTATATTTCCTATCAGTCATATTTGGTTGTTTTTAATCAAACTATGCATCTATTCAAATCGCGGGATTTGATTTATGCATTTACTATTGCGAATGCATGCATGGATTAGTGTTTACCTGTATTTTAATTCTTGAAATGCATCAGTGCAGTGCTTTTTTCGCTTAATTAATGTTGGATAACTTATATTCTTCTTCTGCTTCAGCGTATTAGCTCAAAGATGTCGGTAAAGCTTAGCATTTACTGTTTTAATTTTCTTGCAGGTTGAAGCCCCCAAGAAAAAGGTCAAGAAGACATCTGTACCAGTGACAGAGATTGTTTATGGAGCAATGGCagctgctgatgttcagaaggcTGTtgagaaagaatttgaaatggcTCTTCAGGACCGTGTTATGGAAGAGACAAAGGACAAGAAGAATGCTGTTGAGGCCTATGTTTATGACATGAGGAATAAGGTATTTGTTGGCCTTATGGTAGTTGTATGAAAACATTTGATATGTTACTGACAGGTCTCCCCTTCTTAATATATCCAGCTTTCAGATAAATATCAAGAGTTTGTAATTGATACAGAAAGAGAACAATTTATGGCTAAACTTCAAGAAGTGGAAGATTGGTTGTATGAAGATGGAGAGGATGAAACGAAGGGTGTGTATATTGCCAAGCTTGAGGAGCTTAAAAAGGTTGGTGTTTCTTGAATATCCTATTTCCATTGTCCTTTTGGCATGTATGGAGCTGATTTAGTGTGGCAAATCTGCAGCAAGGTGACCCGATTGAGCAACGGTACAAGGAGTACATGGAGAGGGGGTCCGTAATTGATCAATTTGTTTATTGCATAAATAGTTACAGAGAGGCGGCCATGTCAAATGATCCTAAGTTTGATCACATTGATTTAGCAGAGAAGCAGAAGGTGTGCTCATATCTGCTTGATCTTGCTATAtgccttttgttttctttctttatatGCTCGACCCTCTTCTTCCTGAAAAAGTCTTTTGATGCTTATGTTTCTCTTGTACTTCCTAGGTTTTGAACGAGTGTGTCGAAGCTGAAGCTTGGTTTAGAGAGAAAAAGCAGCAGCAGGATGCTCTTCCGAAATATGCCAACCCTGTTCTTCTGTCGGCGGATGTTCGGGAGAAAGCAGAGGCACTTGATAGGTACTGTTGACTACTGAATCTATTTTGCTATCAGtttgaaaatataaatatttGGGCTAATTGTACTGCAAATTCTTGGTTTGGTAGTCGCTTTGTCTGTTTTGTCTGCATAGGGggccgtccttatttcctttttcttccttttcctgCTTTGCTCTGCCTATATTCATTTTCGAGGTACTTTCTGTCTTTACAGGGTTTGTAGGCCTATAATGACAAAGCCTAAGCTTAAGCCGGCAAAGCCAGCAACTCCTGAAACACCATCATCTCAATCTCCTCAAGGAGGTGAGCAACAACCTCAGAGTGCAGAGAGTCCTAATGCAGGAAATGCAAATGCAACTGAGGGTGCCAGCGCTGGAAATGAAGTACCACCTGCTGCTGAGCCAATGGAGACAGAGAAATCTGAGACTGTGCCAAGTGCTTCATGAGTTAAGTTAGTGGTTTGATCTTCAAATATTTTATGAATGCAAGGACTTGGTTCGATTTGTATTAGATTGTCTCTAAACCGATCCAACATTCTGTCATTAGATTGTCGTGATCAATTTCGTCGATCCATATGGCCTGTCAAATTATATTATTGATACCGACTCTCTAAAATCCTGCTTTTCAGAGGGTTTTGAAGAAATTCAATTGCTGCTGTTTTCTCCCACATATCTATTCACCGAATGAGATTTGCCGAGTTATGTTTGGCTCCTTGTAGCAAGAATATATTAGCACTTTATaaagataaaaacaaaaacaacttTACCCATAGTGAAAACAATGACTATTATTTTGCATTATCTTTCAGATGCTGCGACTGAAATAGGAGCAATTGACACATCTCGATCCATAGTGAAACAATGACTACTATTTTGCATTATCTTTCAGATAAACCTTATATATTAATGGTACAAATTTTGATTTTAA
Coding sequences within:
- the LOC104217099 gene encoding heat shock 70 kDa protein 15-like, whose product is MSVVGFDFGNESGVVAVARQRGIDVVLNDESKRETPAIVCFGEKQRFLGTAGAASSMMNPKNTISQIKRLIGRQFSDPELQRDLKALPFSVTEGPDGYPLIHARYLGEMRTFTPTQVLGMVFSDLKTIAEKNLNAAVVDCCIGIPIYFTDLQRRAVMDAATIAGLHPLHLIHETTATALAYGIYKTDLPENDPLNVAFIDVGHASLQVCIAGFKKGQLKILAHSFDRNLGGRDFDEALFQHFAAKFKEEYKIDVFQNARACIRLRAACEKLKKVLSANPEAPLNIECLMDEKDVRGFIKREEFEQISIPMLERVKKPLEKALAEAGLTIENIHAVEVVGSSSRVPAIMRILTEFFGKEPRRTMNASECVAKGCALQCAILSPTFKVREFQVNESFPFPIALSWKGPAPDAQNGALENHQSTVVFPKGNPIPSVKALTFYRSGTFTIDVQYADVSELQAPAKISTYTIGPFQSAKGERAKLKVKVRLNLHGIVSVDSATLLEEEEVEVPVVKEAVKEPAEMETDEASGDAAPSTTSESDVNMQDAKGAGDASGAENGVPESGDKPVKMETDAKVEAPKKKVKKTSVPVTEIVYGAMAAADVQKAVEKEFEMALQDRVMEETKDKKNAVEAYVYDMRNKLSDKYQEFVIDTEREQFMAKLQEVEDWLYEDGEDETKGVYIAKLEELKKQGDPIEQRYKEYMERGSVIDQFVYCINSYREAAMSNDPKFDHIDLAEKQKVLNECVEAEAWFREKKQQQDALPKYANPVLLSADVREKAEALDRVCRPIMTKPKLKPAKPATPETPSSQSPQGGEQQPQSAESPNAGNANATEGASAGNEVPPAAEPMETEKSETVPSAS